From the genome of Agromyces badenianii:
GCGACCTCTACGAGGCGGCACTGCAGGCTCGCAAGCGCGGCTGACGCGGGCACTCCGGCACCGGAGCGCAGACGCCCGGGAGTCGGTACGCCACCCGAACCCTGTCGGAATCCATGCCGCAGGCGGAGAATGGCACTGTCCCCCCGAGCGGTGGAGGTGCGAGATGTCTCACGACCCGTCTCACGACCTTGTTCATGCTGTTCGATTCGCCGAGTACGGCGGACCCGAGGTACTCGAGATCGTCGAGCTGCCGATGCCCGAACCGGGCGAGGGCGAGGTGCTCGTCGAGGTGTTCGCCACTGGGCTCAACCCCGTCGAGAGCGCGATCCGCCGCGGCGATCATCCCGAGCGGTGGCCGGTGAGCTTCCCCTCGCTGCAGGGCCGCGACCTGGCGGGCGTCGTCGTGGCGGCCGGCCCCGGTACCTCGGCGTTCGCGCGCGGCGACGAGGTCATGGGGTACGTCGACCGGGGCGCCCATGCCACCCACGTCGTGGTGCCCGAGCGGCAGCTGCTGCGCAAGCCGCCCGAGCTCACCTGGGAGGTGGCCGGTTCCCTCTATGTCGCGGGCACGACGGCGTGGACCGCGGTCGAAGGGCTCGCCCTCGGGCCGTCGGACACGATCATCGTCACCGCGGCAGCGGGCGGCGTCGGATGCCTCGCCGCCCAGTTCGCCCGGATGCGCGGGGCGACCGTGATCGGCACCAGCGCCGAGATGCGCTTCGACTTCCTCCGGCAGTTCGGCGTGCTGCCCGTGGTGTACGGTCCCGACCTCGCCGAACGGGTGCGGCCCGTCGCTCCCGGGCCGATCACGGCCTTCCTCGACTTCCTCGGCGGGCAGACCGACGAGGCGATCGCCCTCGGCGTTCCCCGATCGAGGATCCTCACGGTGCTCGACTGGGACGCCGTGGAGGCGCAGGAGGCGGTGAAGCTCTACGCCGGCGACGTCGTCGCCCTCAGCAGGGTGGCCGCCCTCGCCGCCGCTCGCCGCATCCGTCTCCCGATCGCCGACGTGTTCTCCCTCGACTCCGTCGCCGATGCGTATCGTGCCCTCGATCGCCGGGAGGCGCCGGGCAAGATCGTGCTCGGGCTGCGCATCGTCGGATATGCCGGCCAGCGCGTGCAGGAGCCGGCGTTCAAGGAGCAGGACGTGACGCTCGGCGTGCCCACGCCGCACGAGCACCTCGAGGTCGAGGAAGCGGTGCCGCCGGCCATCGGCGACGGGAGCGTACGTCGTCGCCGGCGTAACCGCGACATCGGCACATCCGCTCGCCCATAGGATTGGGGGCATGGCCGACGGCTCCTCGTTCTATATCACCACGCCCATTTTCTATGTGAATGACGTGCCCCACATCGGGCACGCCTACACGGAGGTGGCCGCCGACGTGCTCGCGCGCTGGCACCGCCAGGCGGGTGAAGACACGTGGATGCTCACGGGCACCGACGAGCACGGCCAGAAGATCCTGCGCACGGCGACCGCCAACGGCGTGACCCCGAAGGAGTGGGCCGACAAGCTCGTCGCCGAGGCATGGAAGCCCCTGCTCCAGACGGTCGACATCGCCAACGACGACTTCATCCGCACGACCGACGAGCGTCACGAACGTAATGTGCAGAAGTTCCTGCAGAAGCTCTACGACGACGGCCACATCTACACCGGTGAGTACGAGGGGTACTACTGCGTGGGCTGCGAGGAGTACAAGCAGGAGTCCGAGCTCGTGGCGGGCGCGGGGGAGTACGAGGGGCAGCTCGTCTGCGCGATCCACTCGAAGCCGGTCGA
Proteins encoded in this window:
- a CDS encoding NADP-dependent oxidoreductase — encoded protein: MSHDPSHDLVHAVRFAEYGGPEVLEIVELPMPEPGEGEVLVEVFATGLNPVESAIRRGDHPERWPVSFPSLQGRDLAGVVVAAGPGTSAFARGDEVMGYVDRGAHATHVVVPERQLLRKPPELTWEVAGSLYVAGTTAWTAVEGLALGPSDTIIVTAAAGGVGCLAAQFARMRGATVIGTSAEMRFDFLRQFGVLPVVYGPDLAERVRPVAPGPITAFLDFLGGQTDEAIALGVPRSRILTVLDWDAVEAQEAVKLYAGDVVALSRVAALAAARRIRLPIADVFSLDSVADAYRALDRREAPGKIVLGLRIVGYAGQRVQEPAFKEQDVTLGVPTPHEHLEVEEAVPPAIGDGSVRRRRRNRDIGTSARP